In the Rhododendron vialii isolate Sample 1 chromosome 2a, ASM3025357v1 genome, TAAGCAAGTGCTGGACACCAAGTTTTACAAACAAAGCAATGTATGATATGGAGAAAATCACTTTGTTCTACTTTAGTCTTGTGTTACTCCTTGGTAAGTGTTTCTGTAGCATATTTGGTCTCTATGCCAATGTTGTAGAATTGATTATTGGCATAAATACTAACCATTTTGTTATGTACTTGAATGGTGACTCGATTTACTTGTGATCACTGATCAATCAATTGTGCTAGTTATAATTCTATTTGGTTTACCCATTCGTCATTGATCCTTtctcaaatgatttttttttctttgttgctGGGACGGAACGCTATCCAGTAATTGCCTGCTTGTTAGTAGGTGAAGTAAAAGGTGTCAGAGGCTTTCCTGAGAGTTATATGAGGTTTAGGACATGTCCTAAGGCttgaaagggtttttttttgtcttgtgaACTTGGCATTTTATTGACACTTGATTGGTATCGGTTCCATGTGGTCTTTTGACCTAAGAGCCCTAGCAAGCTTATGATCTCTGGCGATTTCGTATTATGTTGATATATTTCCAAATTAGCTTTTGATTCAGCACTTGAGAGTTGAAAAAACCTGCTAAGATCAGAATTTCTGTGAGGAGAGGTGGAAAATGAGGAAGTGGTGTTTGAGAGTAACTTGTTTTTAATACCGGATGAAAGCTTTGGGCCGAGTTTCCCTAATTGTCTAAACAGGCTAATTGGACTAAATGGATTTCTTTGACTTCTCCTTTTTTAAATGACATAAATTCCAGCAACAAATCCAATTGCCATTTTGCCCTTGCTACAACAAAATAGGGTTTGGAGGTGAAATGAAATGGTCAAGTCTCCTCAAATGTGGGGTTCCTATGGAAGTTTGGTTCCTGGGTTGGTCAACTacattttggagggaaaaataATCCAAAGGTGGGGTTTTTATTTAAGGAAAACAACTTGGAGTTAAGGATCATTTGTTTATCAGGGTGGTTCCGGGAACACCTATAAAAACGTctaaaaaaacattccaaatctctatttcatagtttccgatcaaatttttatgatttggaccgttcaatgtgtgtagaatgtgattttaagggtgcccgtgagaaattagcaaaaaatatgatcggaaagtgcttgttttgagcaatttttaattgaaccgttcatcaaatctgagctaaaaactgctcagatcaagttcttttcggtcatttttttttgttgatttctcacgggtactcttaaaatcacattgagcggctcagatcatcaaaatttgattgaaaactatgagatgcatttttagatgtttttataggTATCCTCAGAACCGCCCCGTTTGTCTATATGTTTGGTTTTTTGGCTAGTTGTTTCTATCAAGGTAAAGAGAGAAAGGGATATGCACTGGACAGCTGACGATTAATGTGAGTTTGACCTAactttttagatgttttttggTCCGTCTTTTTGATTGCTTTCCCTAATCTTTACAACATTCGGGTCAAAATTATGtcatatttttcaaatatttaggttaaatttcaacaattttttgAGGAAGTAGAGACGTATTGCATTCATAATAACAGACAAGTCCGAAGAACATTATCGCTctaaaaatacaagaagaaaCAACCGAAAAATAAGAtcacaaaaaatggaaaaaaagagaaaaataagatcacaaaaaatggaaaaaaagaaaaagagagaaaggaaagaaacagCAACACTAGTCGAAAACCCATGAGTCTATTTGACACTGGATTTTGAAAGAACCAGAACTACATCGAGTAGAAGTCCCAAGCCTGTCATTGGCGTCGCTGCAACAACTATTGGCGGAAATCCACCACCCCACCTCCATGAAGCCATCAGATGCTCAGCTCCAAATTCACCACAAATTGGTTGTTGTCAACCCAAAAatagagggagaggagagatgtAGACTCTCAGTTGAAGGAGAGAGGTGATCCCAACCCAAAtccacaaagagagagagagagggggactccctcctcctcctctctctctagatctctcttgacgcttttttttttaatttccaaacAATTATGCACAGAAGAGCTTGACCATATGCATGGTTTCACGTCGGACCGGACCACAAGGATAATAACAATCGACTAATACCCAGAAACCTTGAACACGACACTAAAAACATATAGACAACTTGACATATAGAATTGATGGTTGCTCTCTTCGATATGCCAATAGCTGAATCAAGAACAGTCCCACTTCCCTCACCAAAATCACTGTATGTTTCCTTGAGCATGCAGATGCATTGCCAAGATGCCGGAATTTCATTCGCTCGTCGAGCATCTGGAATTCCAATACTTCTCGATTTCCTCTGCCGTTCTTCCCGGAATCCTCCCAGCAATTAAAGACCACCTGAATTACGATTTGGTCGCATTAGCATGTCGTACACATGATGTTGACGAGTCTTAAACATCTCAATAGAACACGTAATACAGAAAATAAGATGAACGACTAACCTCTCTCCTACCAAATTGTACATCCTAATGATGAGCGTTTCCTCATCTTCTGTGAAttcttgtttattttccttGCTACTTTCATCTGAAACAAACAGTACCATATCGTTATCGACTGTCAAAGCGAATGATTACTTCCTAAACCAAGTACGACAAAGAAAAGCATGTCATCGAGTCATATCAACTTGTTATCTGGAAAACAGTTGCATGAAcctcataaaaacaaaaaaacaaaatttacatgggttcaaacctcactaactacaactgATAATGTTGTCTTATGCCaagcacaaaaataaaaagtacggGCATAGACAAGGTAAAAATGGAAACAAGCCCTGCTAATTGGAATGCTTTTGTCCAAAAGTATGGGCATGGAAAAGATAACATactgtgaaattttttttttggtaactaacaTACTGTGAAATTGAATGCTTTTGTTCAAAAACTAAGAACTTGAAAACAGTTAAATGCATGGAACAGGTTGGTATATATACCTCGGAAATCAACAACAGAAGTCTCATTAGAAGAAGAGTGTTCTGAGTCGGCcatttggagagagagacagagagagagaataagtaACCAGTTGGAATTAACTGCACAAAGAGTATATGGTATATGGATAGTCTTCCTGTAGGACTGAGTAAATTGTTATATAGGCAAATGTAGGCtccaaagaaagaaacaaacaataaCAAACTGGCCCAATTTCTCAGATTGAGAATGGATGGTGATCAGAGAAGTGAAGAATGGTAGCTGAAACAGGCACTGCTTTTCTCCCTGGTTTCTTGATAGTTAGTTGAATCAATGAGTTTTGGCTGGAAGgggaaaatattttaattgCCGTTACAGCTTCTTCTGTATAGGGACTACCCCATTGAAATCTCCTTCATTTGTGACTGATCTCAAGTACCAGTTTTTGGGCTGAAGAGATTCGATTGTTAAACCTGAAATTAGTTTTCCAAGCACATCTGAATTGAATTATGTATGTGTGTCGGGAAACTTCAAGGTTTGTGATTGTAAACGGGCCAAGACGAGCCGATTAGTaagttgttcaagcttggtaTTGAAAACTTAataataatcttcaaaaaaaacagaaaaaaaaatgttgaagtaaggttttttgttttccagtCTAATTGTTGTTAATTTCAACTGTGCTTTAATTGAGCCTATCATGAACCTAGCAAAAGTAGCATTTACTATTTAGATAGTAGAAGTTTATCGAGTTCGATATTTAATCATTCAAGTTTAATTTGAAAACTGTACGAGTTTAAAAAATGTGttcaattcttattttttaaaattacaaccGGCTGATTCAAGACAAGTTTTTCGCAAACTAAATACAAGTCGAATTCGAGTAGGTTGGCTCGTTTAACCACCATTCTTGAAGCTACAATTAACAGGAGGCATAGCTTATCCGAATGTGCCAAAGAAATATCATGCTACATAGTACTGATACTCATGGTACTCAGAGCCGGCTTAGAAGGGAAGCCAATAATGTCTGAAGAGGACCCCAGAATATACAGTTTATAGTTTTAAATAATAAGGAGTTCCAATTGCCTTCAAGTAACATCTTCTTAACGGTGTGACAActtaattaagttttttttgatGCTTGAGGAGCTGGGTTCGAATCTCCAACCCTTAACTCTTCCTCAAGTTCCTGCGACATTTCGTGGAAAGTTTCGTATGTGGAGATAGATCGCCTTGTATTAAAACTTCCGTTTCGGGCCCCAAATATTTTTAACCGGCAGTATGAAAGGAATAACAGTATAGGAAAGACCCCATATTTGTCGGGGGGTGAATGCCAAGTCTCTTTCAATGGGTTGGTGCTTGCTTTGCTAGGACCCATTAATGTGATGATCCAGTCACCATAAGGACAACCAATATCCTCTAGGATCTCGTATAACGAAAAGTCTACTGTCTCGACCAAATGAGATTCCGATCGGATTCCGACGCTCTGTCGGGCACATTCTAGCTATCGGACGACCGATCCGagatatttatacaaaaatatggagtgtttggatcggatgccattgattttcgcgtgggcccactcgatttttatttttagaatttttggaccactcggatcggccgtccagtgacCGAAGTGTGTCCGGCGAAGCATCGGGATCCCATTTGATCGGGAACTGTAGCAGCACTGTATAAGCACCACTGCTCATATAAAGCTTTGTCATCTTTCATGCCATTAATTTAATGCGAATGATTGGTGACATGTGGATTTTGATTTCTCACTTGGAGTACTAATGTACCTATCTATACCTATGTAAAAAGTGAAGTTGATTCTCTCACCCTTCGTCCATGGTGGAGGCGGAGGTTCGAGTTCTGCCGAAGGTGAATTTGGAG is a window encoding:
- the LOC131311523 gene encoding MYB-like transcription factor ETC1, with the protein product MADSEHSSSNETSVVDFRDESSKENKQEFTEDEETLIIRMYNLVGERWSLIAGRIPGRTAEEIEKYWNSRCSTSE